One window of the Archangium primigenium genome contains the following:
- a CDS encoding heparan-alpha-glucosaminide N-acetyltransferase domain-containing protein: MTPPSSERIRAVDWLRGLSVLVMIQCHALVLLRPDLRQGPITRQLLRLDGLVAPAFLFSAGFALALLLVRGAGVGSLGQRLGRNLRRIAQVLGVATFVNWMWFPVFREPRWLVRMDILHCVGLSLLLALPVTAGLASRPRVLRGVTLGLALTTFFLSPLGEALGGPWATALNKSTGAVFPLLPWLGFVWLGTYVGAVAGERGRRGLVRSLVFVGALGCAGWLAAKPLQALYPAHRFFVTNPSNAAERAMWVCIGLLALVALESRVVPGGAPSRLRRFLETFGTSSLSAYVFHLTLLYVRVFGLCFEALWGNRCGWGLYAVLTGTLILLTYGLCRAFDALQDTARRPPWGWSRLTGGGPGGKIASPR; encoded by the coding sequence GTGACGCCTCCCTCCTCCGAACGCATCCGCGCCGTCGACTGGCTGCGGGGCCTGAGCGTGCTGGTGATGATCCAGTGTCACGCCCTCGTCCTGCTGCGCCCGGACCTGCGCCAGGGCCCGATCACCCGGCAGTTGCTGCGGCTCGATGGGCTCGTGGCCCCGGCCTTCCTGTTCTCCGCGGGCTTCGCGCTCGCGCTGCTGCTCGTGCGGGGCGCCGGGGTGGGCTCGCTCGGCCAGCGCCTCGGACGCAACCTGCGCCGCATCGCGCAGGTGCTCGGCGTGGCCACGTTCGTCAACTGGATGTGGTTTCCCGTCTTCCGCGAGCCCCGGTGGCTGGTGCGCATGGACATCCTGCACTGCGTGGGCCTGTCGCTGCTGCTCGCCCTGCCCGTCACCGCGGGGCTGGCCTCCCGGCCGCGGGTGCTCCGGGGCGTGACGCTCGGGCTCGCGCTCACCACCTTCTTCCTGTCCCCCCTGGGCGAGGCCCTGGGCGGCCCCTGGGCGACCGCGCTCAACAAGAGCACGGGGGCCGTGTTCCCCCTGCTGCCGTGGTTGGGCTTCGTCTGGCTGGGCACGTACGTGGGCGCCGTGGCGGGCGAGCGGGGACGGCGTGGACTCGTGCGGTCGCTGGTGTTCGTCGGGGCCCTGGGCTGCGCCGGGTGGCTCGCCGCCAAACCCCTCCAGGCGCTCTATCCCGCGCACCGCTTCTTCGTCACCAATCCCTCCAACGCGGCCGAGCGCGCCATGTGGGTCTGCATCGGGCTGCTCGCGCTGGTGGCGCTGGAGTCCCGGGTCGTCCCGGGCGGCGCGCCCTCGCGGCTCCGGCGCTTCCTGGAGACCTTCGGCACCTCGTCGCTGTCCGCGTACGTCTTCCACCTCACCCTGCTCTACGTCCGCGTCTTCGGCCTGTGCTTCGAGGCCTTGTGGGGCAACCGCTGCGGCTGGGGCCTGTACGCGGTGCTGACGGGGACGCTCATCCTGCTCACGTATGGCCTGTGCCGCGCGTTCGACGCGCTCCAGGACACCGCGCGCCGGCCGCCGTGGGGGTGGTCCCGCCTCACGGGCGGAGGCCCGGGCGGAAAAATCGCGAGCCCCCGGTAG
- a CDS encoding YbhB/YbcL family Raf kinase inhibitor-like protein: MLGGRSPVRAGNERLASVRLGVREGLPYIPLDSVAFNQGGAIPVRYTADGEELTPPLQWQDVPKGTRSLVLLVEDPDAPTPQPFVHWISLMSPDVRTLGFMLRPGTSTVESGRNSLLRTGWVGCAPPRGDQAHHYHFQIFALDRELRLGSHPGRSALLRRMRGHVVGFGELVGTYSREHAH; this comes from the coding sequence TTGCTCGGCGGTCGTTCCCCGGTCCGGGCGGGAAATGAGCGGCTCGCCTCGGTCCGGCTGGGCGTCCGGGAGGGCCTGCCCTACATCCCCCTGGATTCCGTGGCCTTCAACCAGGGGGGCGCCATCCCGGTGCGCTACACCGCCGATGGGGAGGAGCTCACCCCGCCCCTCCAGTGGCAGGACGTTCCCAAGGGCACCCGCTCGCTCGTGCTGCTCGTGGAGGATCCCGATGCCCCCACGCCCCAGCCCTTCGTGCATTGGATCTCCCTGATGTCCCCGGATGTCCGCACCCTGGGCTTCATGCTCCGTCCGGGAACGTCCACCGTGGAGTCGGGTCGCAACTCCCTGCTGCGCACGGGCTGGGTGGGCTGCGCGCCCCCCCGGGGAGACCAGGCCCACCACTACCACTTCCAGATCTTCGCCCTGGACCGTGAGCTGCGGCTGGGCTCCCACCCGGGACGCTCCGCGCTCCTGCGGCGCATGCGCGGGCACGTGGTGGGCTTCGGCGAGCTGGTGGGCACCTACTCGCGAGAACACGCGCACTGA
- a CDS encoding DUF3105 domain-containing protein, which translates to MTSSPSRGFRVLLLSSALSACGPSAPDDGECAPYAFALAPVPASTRHLTCSSSACGDGQNPPTSGEHCSDTLGCRVHTAETNRCVWLHNLEHGHAVFLYNCPDGCPELVAGLEGLQHEARVGGNGVVRALVAPDSRLPTRVAALLWRRSWSGDTLDPTALRCLLRWQDADAPEPGLACSP; encoded by the coding sequence GTGACGTCGTCGCCCTCGCGTGGTTTCCGCGTGCTGTTGCTGTCGAGCGCACTCTCCGCCTGTGGCCCCAGTGCTCCGGACGACGGCGAGTGCGCGCCCTATGCCTTCGCCCTCGCGCCCGTGCCCGCGAGCACCCGGCACCTGACGTGCTCCAGCAGTGCATGCGGGGACGGACAGAACCCGCCCACCAGCGGCGAGCACTGCTCGGACACCCTGGGCTGCCGGGTGCACACCGCCGAGACCAACCGGTGCGTGTGGCTGCACAACCTGGAGCACGGCCACGCCGTCTTCCTCTACAACTGCCCGGACGGATGCCCCGAGCTGGTGGCCGGACTGGAAGGACTCCAGCACGAGGCGCGCGTGGGCGGCAATGGCGTGGTCCGGGCGCTCGTGGCCCCGGACTCGCGCCTGCCCACGCGGGTGGCCGCCCTGCTCTGGCGTCGCTCCTGGAGCGGCGACACCCTGGACCCCACCGCCCTGCGCTGCCTGTTGCGCTGGCAGGACGCCGACGCGCCCGAACCCGGCCTCGCCTGCTCGCCGTGA
- a CDS encoding vWA domain-containing protein, giving the protein MFPFSSSSKLNRLTRWSGTALVLGLVSGCSTSKQAPATSTAAIPQATKSVSDSKANEASPLVDRSAPEPLAPPPPPSAPPPAPTRTRPEEKVADAQKSARLAKESRGRAPGVALEAEEGAASIGAVSAPAKREAPAMAPPAEPSTQGNRFTEHAANAFTDTAADRFSTFAVDVDTASYTMARRYLNQNALPPHGAVRVEEFVNYFKYRYTPPERGAFTVHLEGAPSPFGGNRHFVRVGVQGKVVSRSQRKPAHLVFLVDTSGSMHQPDKLPLAKEAMKIAVKNLNENDTVALVTYAGSTREVLTPTPATDIERIYQAIDGLEAGGGTAMGSGMELAYKHAVKKASGSVVSRVVVLTDGDANIGPRVSADALLESIQGYVKEGVTLSTIGFGMGNYRDDLMEKLADKGNGNCFYIDSYKEAKKVFEQQLTGTLEVIAKDVKVQVEFDPKAVRRYRLVGYENRDIADRDFRDDKVDAGEIGAGHSVTALYEVEWSDPQAALGTVRIRAKTPTGTEASEQAFPLESRHMKASLDAASSDFRFALAVAATADVLRGGADAQRWNLATVQKLAEGATDGQSDRVEFTRLLTRARSLLPNAVANESR; this is encoded by the coding sequence TTGTTCCCGTTCTCGTCCTCGTCCAAGCTGAACCGCCTGACCCGCTGGAGTGGTACCGCCCTCGTGCTGGGTCTCGTGTCCGGATGCAGCACGTCGAAGCAGGCCCCCGCCACGAGCACCGCGGCGATCCCCCAGGCCACCAAGAGCGTGAGCGATTCCAAGGCCAATGAGGCGAGCCCGCTGGTGGACCGCTCGGCCCCGGAGCCGCTCGCGCCGCCGCCGCCTCCGTCGGCGCCGCCCCCGGCCCCCACGCGGACCCGCCCCGAGGAGAAGGTGGCCGATGCCCAGAAGTCCGCACGCCTGGCCAAGGAGAGCCGCGGCCGGGCCCCGGGCGTCGCGCTCGAGGCCGAGGAAGGCGCGGCCTCGATCGGCGCGGTGAGCGCGCCCGCCAAGCGCGAGGCCCCCGCCATGGCGCCCCCGGCGGAGCCGTCCACCCAGGGCAACCGCTTCACCGAGCACGCGGCCAACGCCTTCACGGACACGGCCGCGGATCGCTTCTCCACCTTCGCGGTGGACGTGGACACGGCGTCGTACACGATGGCGCGCCGCTACCTGAACCAGAACGCCCTGCCGCCCCATGGCGCCGTGCGCGTGGAGGAGTTCGTCAACTACTTCAAGTACCGCTACACCCCGCCCGAGCGCGGCGCCTTCACGGTGCACCTGGAAGGCGCGCCCTCGCCCTTCGGCGGCAACCGCCACTTCGTGCGCGTGGGCGTTCAGGGCAAGGTGGTCTCCCGCTCGCAGCGCAAGCCCGCGCACCTGGTCTTCCTGGTGGACACCAGCGGCTCCATGCACCAGCCGGACAAGCTGCCCCTGGCCAAGGAGGCGATGAAGATCGCGGTGAAGAACCTCAACGAGAACGACACCGTGGCGCTCGTCACCTACGCGGGCAGCACGCGCGAGGTGCTCACGCCCACGCCCGCCACCGACATCGAGCGCATCTACCAGGCCATCGACGGGCTGGAGGCCGGGGGCGGCACCGCCATGGGCTCGGGCATGGAGCTCGCCTACAAGCACGCGGTGAAGAAGGCCTCGGGCAGCGTGGTGTCGCGCGTGGTGGTGCTCACGGATGGTGACGCCAACATCGGCCCCCGCGTCTCCGCGGACGCGCTGCTCGAGAGCATCCAGGGCTACGTGAAGGAGGGCGTCACGCTGTCGACCATCGGCTTCGGCATGGGCAACTACCGCGATGACCTGATGGAGAAGCTGGCCGACAAGGGCAACGGCAACTGCTTCTACATCGACAGCTACAAGGAGGCGAAGAAGGTCTTCGAGCAGCAGCTCACCGGCACCCTGGAGGTCATCGCCAAGGACGTGAAGGTGCAGGTGGAGTTCGATCCCAAGGCGGTGCGCCGCTACCGGCTGGTGGGCTACGAGAACCGCGACATCGCCGACCGGGACTTCCGCGACGACAAGGTGGACGCGGGCGAGATCGGCGCGGGCCACAGCGTCACCGCCCTCTACGAGGTGGAGTGGAGCGACCCCCAGGCGGCCCTGGGCACGGTGCGCATCCGCGCCAAGACGCCCACGGGCACCGAGGCCTCCGAGCAGGCCTTCCCCCTCGAGTCGCGCCACATGAAGGCCTCGCTCGACGCGGCCTCGTCCGACTTCCGCTTCGCGCTCGCGGTGGCGGCCACGGCGGACGTGCTGCGCGGTGGCGCCGATGCCCAGCGCTGGAACCTCGCCACGGTGCAGAAGCTCGCCGAGGGGGCCACCGACGGCCAGTCCGATCGGGTGGAGTTCACCCGGCTGCTCACGCGGGCCCGGAGCCTGCTGCCCAACGCCGTCGCCAACGAGTCGCGCTGA